CAGCGAGACCAGTCATGAACTGGTCGTCGATTCAAAGACTCCGGGTGCGCTTTCAACCACAGTCATTCAAGGCCATGTACAGACAGCCGCCCCTTCCGACATCACCCTCGTCATCAAAGACAGGTCGATGGCCGGCACGATCCGCATGGACAGACGGGTGTTCAGGATCCAGTCCATAGGAGACGGCGAGCACATCCTCGTTGAACTCGACCCTGAGAAACTCCCGCCCGACTGAGGCCATTCCCTGATAGCAGGCAGAGCCAGAGGGCGCGGACTGCCCGCCTCAAGAATCGTTCATGACCGGCTGATGGAGGGGCTACGCTGCAACGAAGGGGTTGAGTCGGCCGCGGATCGTCCTGGCGAGAGTGTCATACTGCTCTGAGATCTTCAGAAAGTGGTGCCTTCGGATACCCTCACCGGCCCGCGCGGCCGCCTGGTCATACGTACGCGCGGCGCTCTCATACACCGACGCCAGAGACCAGCGAATCGGCGCCTGGCGCATCTGGCGCTTGGCGACAAACTCATGGAGCGGCTGCCGGGCCACCGTGTCCAGCAGTGCTTGCGCCCGATGCAAGCTGGTATGGGCCGCCATAACCGCCTCATATCCCTGCCGGGCGATGGCTTTCCGCTCGGCCGGATGCGCACGATAATAGTCGGTGATCTCGATGATGTGATCGACATTTCCCTTCTCATACAGCGCGCAATGCGTCCGGTCCTGGAACAAGTCGCTGAACCCGTTTCCTACACCCTCCGTCAGGAGCAATGCGCCGCAGGCCATGGCCTCGAACGTCCTAAAGTTCACGTCGTTCGCCACGGATTGATTCAAGACCATCATCGATCGGTTGAAGATCTCATCGTACGGCCCCGACTGCACGACAATCGGATACTGAGTCTGTAGGCGCTGGATCAGGTCGACGCGATCGGGATTTCTGGCGGCATCGAGTGTACCGATGAACGAGAGCGGAATCTCTCTGGCGAATCCAAGATCCCGGTCGTGAGCCCCCTGGCAGAACAGTGGCATCCAGGAGACATGCTGCCGGTCTCCGTCAAGCTGATAGGCCGGCACCCAGTCTTTCTGCGCAACCAGAATCACATCGAATGCCGCGGCGTAATGCATGTGCCAATTGGCATGGATGTGCGAATCGATTGCGTACCAAACCACCGGCACTGGAAGAGTCTCCAGTCCCAGCACCAACGGCTGAGTACTCTCGTCCCCCAGCACGATCAGGTCCGGATACCAATGGGCCGGCAGTTGCGTCAGCAGACTCCTGGCATCGAGAAGCGAGCGAGTGAGCGGAATGTCGGCAGTCCGATGGTATCCGGCCCATTTCACATCATGACCGAGCAGCCGGAACGATTCCTGAAAGTAGGCGTTTCCTAGATGAAGAATTCTCATGGTGACATGATCTGAATAGGTGCGGACACGTTCCGGCCACCCGTTTGATGACTGGCGCTCAGAGGTGAGGCCTCGGCACCTTCCTTCGCATCGTCACGAGTTGATACTTCTCAAATCGGCATGAACGGCCGCGAACTTAAGAAGCCCCTGCCGCCATTCGACTTATGTCGGATCAAAACAGGAGCACTGCCGGGCCTCCTCCCTTCTGTAATTTCATCGCGCATGCCATTAGGCCCCACGCTGAGCACCGAGCGCCTGCTGGTCCGGCAATTTCTGCCGACCGGCGCCAGGCCGGCGATCGGAACGCACCCGGGTCATGAGCCCTCTTGCCCTGCCTCGGTTAAGGCGACCGGCTTGCAGTCCCCCAGCTATCACTACGCCTGCCCCACTTTACTTCTACGCGCGCAATTCGATACCCTTGACCCAATACGCCATCCATCCCATACTCGCGTTGACATGCATCCGGATGGGAGTCATGCCAATCACAACGCCAACCTGCTCTGCCCCACATCTTGAGAAGGAGTCTGCCATGTCACGACGTCTGTCTACGGTGCTTGTCCTCGCAGGCCTGCTTGTGTCCACACCGCTGTGGGCCGTTCAACTCAGCCGGCCTCAGGTGGAATATTCCGCTGATTCGGTAATGCAAACCGAGGGGGGGACGATTGAGCAGCATATTTACGCCACTCCGACGAAGGAACGGCAGGAACTGCTGACCGCGGGGGGCGACGGGGTGGCCATGATCTTCCGGTACGATACCAAACTCATGTGGCAACTGATGC
This genomic stretch from Nitrospira sp. harbors:
- a CDS encoding glycosyltransferase — encoded protein: MRILHLGNAYFQESFRLLGHDVKWAGYHRTADIPLTRSLLDARSLLTQLPAHWYPDLIVLGDESTQPLVLGLETLPVPVVWYAIDSHIHANWHMHYAAAFDVILVAQKDWVPAYQLDGDRQHVSWMPLFCQGAHDRDLGFAREIPLSFIGTLDAARNPDRVDLIQRLQTQYPIVVQSGPYDEIFNRSMMVLNQSVANDVNFRTFEAMACGALLLTEGVGNGFSDLFQDRTHCALYEKGNVDHIIEITDYYRAHPAERKAIARQGYEAVMAAHTSLHRAQALLDTVARQPLHEFVAKRQMRQAPIRWSLASVYESAARTYDQAAARAGEGIRRHHFLKISEQYDTLARTIRGRLNPFVAA